From Macaca mulatta isolate MMU2019108-1 chromosome 3, T2T-MMU8v2.0, whole genome shotgun sequence, the proteins below share one genomic window:
- the PDE9A gene encoding high affinity cGMP-specific 3',5'-cyclic phosphodiesterase 9A isoform X10: MDAFRRAFKINELKAEVANHLAVLEKRVELEGLKVVEIEKCKSDIKKMREELAARSSRTSCPCKYSFLDNHKKLTPRRDVPTYPKYLLSPETVEALRKPTFDVWLWEPNEMLSCLEHMYHDLGLVRDFSINPVTLRRWLLCVHDNYRNNPFHNFRHCFCVAQMMYSMVWLCGLQEKFSQTDILILMTAAICHDLDHPGYNNTYQINARTELAVRYNDISPLENHHCAVAFQILAEPECNIFSNIPPDGFKQIRQGMITLILATDMARHAEIMDSFKEKMENFDYSNEEHMTLLKMILIKCCDISNEVRPMEVAEPWVDCLLEEYFMQSDREKSEGLPVAPFMDRDKVTKATAQIGFIKFVLIPMFETVTKLFPMVEEIMLQPLWESRDRYEELKRIDDAMKELQKKTDSLTSGATEKSRERSRDVKHSEGDCA, encoded by the exons tgGAAGGACTGAAAGTGGTGGAGATTGAGAAATGCAAGAGTGACATTAAGAAGATGAGGGAGGAGCTGGCGGCCAGAAGCAGCAG GACCAGCTGCCCCTGTAAGTACAGTTTTTTGGATAACCACAAGAAGTTGACTCCTCGACGCGATGTTCCCACTTACCCCAAG TACCTGCTCTCTCCAGAGACCGTCGAGGCCCTGCGGAAGCCGACCTTTGATGTCTGGCTTTGGGAGCCCAACGAG atgctgagctgcctggagcacATGTACCACGACCTGGGGCTGGTCAGGGACTTCAGCATCAACCCCGTCACCCTCAGGAGGTGGCTG CTCTGCGTCCACGACAACTACAGAAACAACCCCTTCCACAACTTCCGGCACTGCTTCTGCGTGGCCCAGATGATGTACAGcatggtctggctctgtggcctccAG GAGAAGTTCTCACAAACGGATATCCTGATCCTAATGACAGCGGCCATCTGCCACGATCTGGACCATCCCGGCTACAACAACAC GTACCAGATCAACGCCCGCACAGAGCTGGCGGTTCGCTACAATGACATCTCGCCGCTGGAGAACCACCACTGCGCCGTGGCCTTCCAGATCCTCGCTGAGCCCGAGTGCAACATCTTCTCCAACATCCCACCTGATGGGTTCAAGCAGATCCGACAG GGAATGATCACGTTAATCTTGGCCACTGACATGGCAAGACATGCAGAAATTATGGATTCTTTCAAAGAGAAAATGGAGAATTTTGACTACAGCAATGAGGAGCACATGACCCTG CTGAAGATGATTTTGATAAAATGCTGTGATATCTCTAACGAGGTCCGTCCAATGGAAGTCGCAGAGCCCTGGGTGGACTGTTTATTAGAGGAATATTTTATGCAG AGCGACCGTGAGAAGTCAGAAGGCCTTCCCGTGGCCCCGTTCATGGACCGAGACAAAGTGACCAAGGCCACAGCCCAGATTGGGTTTATCAAGTTTGTCCTGATCCCAATGTTTGAAACAGTGACTAAG CTCTTCCCTATGGTTGAGGAGATCATGCTGCAGCCGCTTTGGGAATCCCGAGATCGCTATGAGGAGCTAAAGCGGATAGATGACGCCATGAAAGAG TTACAGAAGAAGACTGACAGCTTGACGTCTGGAGCCACCGAGAAGtccagagagagaagcagagatgtGAAACACAGTGAAG
- the PDE9A gene encoding high affinity cGMP-specific 3',5'-cyclic phosphodiesterase 9A isoform X12 has protein sequence MTSCPCKYSFLDNHKKLTPRRDVPTYPKYLLSPETVEALRKPTFDVWLWEPNEMLSCLEHMYHDLGLVRDFSINPVTLRRWLLCVHDNYRNNPFHNFRHCFCVAQMMYSMVWLCGLQEKFSQTDILILMTAAICHDLDHPGYNNTYQINARTELAVRYNDISPLENHHCAVAFQILAEPECNIFSNIPPDGFKQIRQGMITLILATDMARHAEIMDSFKEKMENFDYSNEEHMTLLKMILIKCCDISNEVRPMEVAEPWVDCLLEEYFMQSDREKSEGLPVAPFMDRDKVTKATAQIGFIKFVLIPMFETVTKLFPMVEEIMLQPLWESRDRYEELKRIDDAMKELQKKTDSLTSGATEKSRERSRDVKHSEGDCA, from the exons GACCAGCTGCCCCTGTAAGTACAGTTTTTTGGATAACCACAAGAAGTTGACTCCTCGACGCGATGTTCCCACTTACCCCAAG TACCTGCTCTCTCCAGAGACCGTCGAGGCCCTGCGGAAGCCGACCTTTGATGTCTGGCTTTGGGAGCCCAACGAG atgctgagctgcctggagcacATGTACCACGACCTGGGGCTGGTCAGGGACTTCAGCATCAACCCCGTCACCCTCAGGAGGTGGCTG CTCTGCGTCCACGACAACTACAGAAACAACCCCTTCCACAACTTCCGGCACTGCTTCTGCGTGGCCCAGATGATGTACAGcatggtctggctctgtggcctccAG GAGAAGTTCTCACAAACGGATATCCTGATCCTAATGACAGCGGCCATCTGCCACGATCTGGACCATCCCGGCTACAACAACAC GTACCAGATCAACGCCCGCACAGAGCTGGCGGTTCGCTACAATGACATCTCGCCGCTGGAGAACCACCACTGCGCCGTGGCCTTCCAGATCCTCGCTGAGCCCGAGTGCAACATCTTCTCCAACATCCCACCTGATGGGTTCAAGCAGATCCGACAG GGAATGATCACGTTAATCTTGGCCACTGACATGGCAAGACATGCAGAAATTATGGATTCTTTCAAAGAGAAAATGGAGAATTTTGACTACAGCAATGAGGAGCACATGACCCTG CTGAAGATGATTTTGATAAAATGCTGTGATATCTCTAACGAGGTCCGTCCAATGGAAGTCGCAGAGCCCTGGGTGGACTGTTTATTAGAGGAATATTTTATGCAG AGCGACCGTGAGAAGTCAGAAGGCCTTCCCGTGGCCCCGTTCATGGACCGAGACAAAGTGACCAAGGCCACAGCCCAGATTGGGTTTATCAAGTTTGTCCTGATCCCAATGTTTGAAACAGTGACTAAG CTCTTCCCTATGGTTGAGGAGATCATGCTGCAGCCGCTTTGGGAATCCCGAGATCGCTATGAGGAGCTAAAGCGGATAGATGACGCCATGAAAGAG TTACAGAAGAAGACTGACAGCTTGACGTCTGGAGCCACCGAGAAGtccagagagagaagcagagatgtGAAACACAGTGAAG
- the PDE9A gene encoding high affinity cGMP-specific 3',5'-cyclic phosphodiesterase 9A isoform X11 produces the protein MREELAARSSRTSCPCKYSFLDNHKKLTPRRDVPTYPKYLLSPETVEALRKPTFDVWLWEPNEMLSCLEHMYHDLGLVRDFSINPVTLRRWLLCVHDNYRNNPFHNFRHCFCVAQMMYSMVWLCGLQEKFSQTDILILMTAAICHDLDHPGYNNTYQINARTELAVRYNDISPLENHHCAVAFQILAEPECNIFSNIPPDGFKQIRQGMITLILATDMARHAEIMDSFKEKMENFDYSNEEHMTLLKMILIKCCDISNEVRPMEVAEPWVDCLLEEYFMQSDREKSEGLPVAPFMDRDKVTKATAQIGFIKFVLIPMFETVTKLFPMVEEIMLQPLWESRDRYEELKRIDDAMKELQKKTDSLTSGATEKSRERSRDVKHSEGDCA, from the exons ATGAGGGAGGAGCTGGCGGCCAGAAGCAGCAG GACCAGCTGCCCCTGTAAGTACAGTTTTTTGGATAACCACAAGAAGTTGACTCCTCGACGCGATGTTCCCACTTACCCCAAG TACCTGCTCTCTCCAGAGACCGTCGAGGCCCTGCGGAAGCCGACCTTTGATGTCTGGCTTTGGGAGCCCAACGAG atgctgagctgcctggagcacATGTACCACGACCTGGGGCTGGTCAGGGACTTCAGCATCAACCCCGTCACCCTCAGGAGGTGGCTG CTCTGCGTCCACGACAACTACAGAAACAACCCCTTCCACAACTTCCGGCACTGCTTCTGCGTGGCCCAGATGATGTACAGcatggtctggctctgtggcctccAG GAGAAGTTCTCACAAACGGATATCCTGATCCTAATGACAGCGGCCATCTGCCACGATCTGGACCATCCCGGCTACAACAACAC GTACCAGATCAACGCCCGCACAGAGCTGGCGGTTCGCTACAATGACATCTCGCCGCTGGAGAACCACCACTGCGCCGTGGCCTTCCAGATCCTCGCTGAGCCCGAGTGCAACATCTTCTCCAACATCCCACCTGATGGGTTCAAGCAGATCCGACAG GGAATGATCACGTTAATCTTGGCCACTGACATGGCAAGACATGCAGAAATTATGGATTCTTTCAAAGAGAAAATGGAGAATTTTGACTACAGCAATGAGGAGCACATGACCCTG CTGAAGATGATTTTGATAAAATGCTGTGATATCTCTAACGAGGTCCGTCCAATGGAAGTCGCAGAGCCCTGGGTGGACTGTTTATTAGAGGAATATTTTATGCAG AGCGACCGTGAGAAGTCAGAAGGCCTTCCCGTGGCCCCGTTCATGGACCGAGACAAAGTGACCAAGGCCACAGCCCAGATTGGGTTTATCAAGTTTGTCCTGATCCCAATGTTTGAAACAGTGACTAAG CTCTTCCCTATGGTTGAGGAGATCATGCTGCAGCCGCTTTGGGAATCCCGAGATCGCTATGAGGAGCTAAAGCGGATAGATGACGCCATGAAAGAG TTACAGAAGAAGACTGACAGCTTGACGTCTGGAGCCACCGAGAAGtccagagagagaagcagagatgtGAAACACAGTGAAG